In the genome of Streptomyces pactum, one region contains:
- a CDS encoding ABC transporter ATP-binding protein → MAARPAVAGPAAGAPRPAGGIRFDEVSVAYGGTTVLDRLDLTVEPGEVMALLGPSGSGKTTALRAVAGFVRPAAGRVLIGGEDVTDLPPHRRGIGMVVQSYALFPHLRVEQNVAFGLKAQKAPRREIPGRVAEALEMTGMAGYARRYPRELSGGQQQRVAIARALAIRPRVLLLDEPLSALDAQLRSGMLAELARLHRELPDVSILYVTHDQIEALTLADRIAVMDKARLRDVGTPQELYRRPRTEFTASFVGNANLLPVTVTDGGARLDGTELTLDTGDALPGAAATLCLRPHLVGLGEGPNTLRGRITEVQWRGATHRLYVDVGGAREYGVSHHSPPPRAALRPRARTPPRPPGARAQLPVRAPPPARAPRRPGPPDGRAGCPAGCGRCPRSPPWDWSSSTRWCWWSGSR, encoded by the coding sequence GTGGCCGCCCGCCCGGCCGTCGCCGGCCCGGCCGCCGGCGCCCCGCGCCCGGCCGGCGGCATCCGCTTCGACGAGGTGTCCGTCGCCTACGGCGGCACCACCGTCCTGGACCGCCTGGACCTGACCGTCGAGCCCGGTGAGGTGATGGCGCTGCTGGGCCCGTCCGGCTCCGGCAAGACCACCGCCCTGCGCGCGGTCGCCGGGTTCGTCCGGCCGGCCGCCGGACGGGTGCTGATCGGCGGGGAGGACGTCACCGACCTGCCGCCCCACCGGCGCGGCATCGGCATGGTGGTGCAGAGCTACGCCCTCTTCCCGCACCTGCGCGTCGAGCAGAACGTGGCCTTCGGCCTCAAGGCGCAGAAGGCCCCGCGCCGGGAGATCCCCGGCCGGGTCGCCGAGGCGCTGGAGATGACCGGCATGGCCGGGTACGCCCGCCGCTACCCGCGGGAGCTGTCCGGCGGGCAGCAGCAGCGGGTCGCCATCGCACGGGCGCTGGCCATCCGGCCGCGGGTGCTGCTGCTGGACGAACCGCTCTCCGCGCTCGACGCCCAGCTCCGCTCCGGGATGCTCGCCGAACTCGCCCGGCTCCACCGGGAGCTGCCCGACGTGTCCATCCTCTACGTCACCCACGACCAGATCGAGGCGCTGACGCTGGCGGACCGGATCGCGGTGATGGACAAGGCGCGGCTGCGCGACGTGGGCACCCCGCAGGAGCTGTACCGGCGGCCGCGCACCGAGTTCACCGCCTCCTTCGTCGGCAACGCCAACCTGCTGCCGGTGACCGTCACCGACGGCGGGGCGCGGCTGGACGGCACCGAACTGACCCTGGACACCGGGGACGCGCTGCCGGGTGCCGCGGCCACCCTGTGCCTGCGGCCGCACCTGGTCGGGCTGGGCGAGGGCCCCAACACCCTGCGCGGCCGGATCACCGAGGTCCAGTGGCGCGGTGCCACCCACCGGCTGTACGTGGACGTCGGCGGTGCGCGGGAGTACGGCGTCAGCCATCACTCACCCCCGCCGCGAGCAGCACTCCGTCCTCGGGCCAGGACACCGCCCCGGCCGCCCGGAGCAAGGGCGCAGCTCCCGGTGAGGGCGCCGCCCCCGGCAAGGGCACCGCGCCGGCCGGGGCCGCCCGACGGCCGCGCCGGGTGCCCGGCTGGCTGTGGACGCTGCCCCCGGTCGCCGCCCTGGGACTGGTCTTCCTCTACCCGCTGGTGCTGGTGGTCCGGCAGTCGGTGA
- a CDS encoding SGNH/GDSL hydrolase family protein — MSVPTLPRRPARAVFAVLAAVAVLVPAAIHLSPGGGPGVRSAAAPPAPGAVAPASSGAWVGTWATAPSAPEPRSWDGYAGMSIRNVVHTSIGGTGVRIHLSNLYGARPLAFTHVSVAVAATDGGPAAVPGTLRRLTFAARTSVTVPAGRTTVSDPVPLTVPAAADLLVSTYSPAPSGPVTYHPHARQTSYLARGEHTLDHRGTAYTEQSPSWRYLAAVDVRSEEAQGAVAVLGDSITDGVTSTPGANHRWPDFLAARLRDEPGAPRYGVLNAGISGNRVLTDGNPYRRSNPSGLSRFERDVLARAGVRAVVIELGINDILRDPRLATGPEPLLAGLRQLTRQAHARGLRVTGGTLTPFQGYRRHRPGLEELRQRVNREIRAGTVFDAVVDFDRALRDPARPLRLLPAYDSGDHLHPSDAGYRAMAHALDLDVLAGRAAAAL; from the coding sequence ATGAGCGTGCCCACCCTGCCCCGGCGTCCGGCCCGTGCGGTGTTCGCCGTGCTGGCGGCCGTGGCGGTGCTCGTGCCCGCCGCGATCCACCTCTCGCCCGGAGGCGGTCCCGGCGTACGGTCCGCCGCCGCCCCGCCGGCCCCCGGCGCGGTGGCCCCCGCCTCGTCGGGCGCCTGGGTGGGCACCTGGGCCACCGCCCCCTCGGCCCCCGAACCGCGCAGCTGGGACGGGTACGCGGGCATGTCCATACGGAACGTGGTGCACACCAGCATCGGCGGCACCGGGGTGCGCATCCACCTCTCCAACCTCTACGGGGCCCGGCCGCTGGCCTTCACCCACGTTTCGGTGGCGGTGGCCGCCACCGACGGCGGCCCGGCCGCCGTGCCCGGCACCCTGCGGCGGCTGACCTTCGCCGCCCGCACCTCGGTGACCGTGCCGGCGGGCCGTACGACCGTCAGCGACCCGGTGCCGCTCACCGTGCCGGCCGCCGCCGACCTGCTGGTCAGCACCTACTCGCCGGCGCCCTCCGGCCCGGTCACCTACCACCCGCACGCCCGGCAGACGTCCTACCTGGCCCGTGGCGAGCACACCCTGGACCACCGCGGCACGGCGTACACCGAGCAGAGCCCCTCCTGGCGCTACCTCGCCGCCGTCGACGTCCGGTCCGAGGAGGCGCAGGGCGCGGTGGCGGTCCTCGGCGACTCCATCACCGACGGCGTCACCTCCACCCCGGGCGCCAACCACCGCTGGCCGGACTTCCTCGCCGCCCGGCTGCGCGACGAGCCCGGGGCGCCCCGGTACGGCGTGCTCAACGCGGGCATCAGCGGCAACCGGGTGCTCACCGACGGCAACCCGTACCGGCGGTCCAACCCCAGCGGGCTCAGCCGGTTCGAGCGCGATGTGCTCGCCCGGGCCGGGGTGCGCGCCGTGGTGATCGAACTCGGCATCAACGACATCCTGCGCGACCCCCGTCTGGCCACCGGCCCCGAACCGCTGCTGGCCGGGCTGCGGCAGCTCACCCGGCAGGCACACGCCCGCGGTCTGCGGGTGACCGGCGGCACCCTGACCCCGTTCCAGGGGTACCGCCGCCACCGGCCCGGGCTGGAGGAGCTGCGGCAGCGGGTGAACCGGGAGATCCGGGCCGGCACCGTCTTCGACGCGGTCGTGGACTTCGACCGCGCGCTGCGCGACCCGGCCCGGCCGCTCCGGCTGCTGCCGGCGTACGACTCGGGCGACCATCTCCACCCCAGCGACGCGGGGTACCGGGCGATGGCCCACGCACTGGACCTGGACGTCCTGGCCGGCCGGGCGGCCGCCGCGCTCTGA
- a CDS encoding 2-aminoethylphosphonate ABC transporter permease subunit, with the protein MPGWLWTLPPVAALGLVFLYPLVLVVRQSVTPADGGTSLEPYRETFASEAFRDALTTTVWIAAGATVGCLVLGFLLALVIAFVPFPGGKALSRFIDVFLSFPSFLITLALLFIYGTVGMANGLWTETTGAASGPFTFLHTPWGVLLAEITYFTPFVMRPLLAAFSQIETAQLEAASSLGARPLRIIRQVILPEALPALAAGGSLVLVMCLNEFGIVLFTGAKDVTTLPMLVYGKAIYDGDYTGACVVAVVNIALSVALYGLYRTLVGKATGGARRARA; encoded by the coding sequence GTGCCCGGCTGGCTGTGGACGCTGCCCCCGGTCGCCGCCCTGGGACTGGTCTTCCTCTACCCGCTGGTGCTGGTGGTCCGGCAGTCGGTGACCCCCGCCGACGGCGGCACCTCGCTGGAGCCGTACCGGGAGACGTTCGCCTCCGAGGCGTTCCGGGACGCGCTGACCACCACGGTGTGGATCGCCGCCGGCGCCACCGTCGGCTGCCTGGTGCTGGGCTTCCTGCTGGCCCTGGTCATCGCGTTCGTCCCGTTCCCCGGCGGCAAGGCGCTCAGCCGCTTCATCGACGTCTTCCTCTCCTTCCCGTCCTTCCTGATCACCCTCGCGCTGCTGTTCATCTACGGCACGGTGGGCATGGCCAACGGACTGTGGACGGAGACCACCGGGGCCGCCTCGGGCCCCTTCACCTTCCTGCACACCCCCTGGGGCGTGCTGCTCGCCGAGATCACCTACTTCACGCCGTTCGTGATGCGGCCGCTGCTGGCGGCGTTCTCCCAGATCGAGACCGCGCAGCTGGAGGCGGCCTCCTCGCTGGGCGCCCGGCCGCTGCGGATCATCCGTCAGGTGATCCTGCCCGAGGCGCTGCCCGCGCTCGCCGCCGGCGGCAGCCTGGTGCTGGTGATGTGCCTCAACGAGTTCGGCATCGTGCTGTTCACCGGCGCCAAGGACGTGACCACCCTCCCGATGCTCGTCTACGGCAAGGCCATCTACGACGGCGACTACACCGGCGCCTGCGTGGTGGCGGTGGTCAACATCGCGCTGTCGGTGGCGCTGTACGGCCTCTACCGGACGCTCGTCGGCAAGGCCACCGGAGGTGCCCGCCGTGCTCGTGCATAG
- a CDS encoding phosphonatase-like hydrolase, whose translation MTTTNHDRTTVTGTETATGTASGTETTTATAPAPAAGRTAGADRIRLVVLDMAGTTVADDGLVERAFGAAAQELGVVPGSDEHAGHLAYVRATMGESKISVFRHLFGDEERAQRANAAFERAYAELVDAGHCVPLPGAREAIERLRAEGRTVVLTTGFARPTQEAILAALGWDRGLVDLTLCPVESDDPAAALRGRPYPDMVLAALLRTRAADGVHQIAVAGDTSYDMLSGRRAGAGLVAGVLTGAHREPALRAAGATAVLPSVAQLPDAIAVWERTVAAADTPEAGP comes from the coding sequence ATGACCACGACGAACCACGACCGTACGACCGTGACCGGCACCGAAACGGCGACCGGCACAGCGTCCGGCACCGAAACCACGACCGCCACCGCCCCCGCGCCGGCCGCCGGCCGCACCGCAGGCGCCGACCGGATCCGGCTGGTGGTGCTCGACATGGCCGGCACCACCGTCGCCGACGACGGCCTGGTGGAGCGGGCGTTCGGCGCCGCCGCGCAGGAGCTGGGCGTGGTGCCCGGGTCCGACGAGCACGCCGGTCACCTGGCGTACGTCCGCGCCACCATGGGCGAGTCCAAGATCTCCGTCTTCCGCCACCTGTTCGGGGACGAGGAGCGGGCGCAGCGCGCCAACGCCGCCTTCGAACGGGCCTACGCGGAGCTGGTGGACGCCGGGCACTGCGTCCCGCTGCCCGGCGCCCGGGAGGCGATCGAGCGGCTGCGGGCCGAGGGCCGCACGGTCGTCCTCACCACCGGCTTCGCCCGCCCCACCCAGGAGGCGATCCTCGCCGCCCTCGGCTGGGACCGCGGCCTGGTGGACCTGACCCTGTGCCCGGTCGAGTCGGACGACCCGGCCGCCGCCCTGCGCGGCCGGCCGTACCCCGACATGGTGCTCGCCGCGCTGCTGCGCACCCGGGCCGCCGACGGGGTGCACCAGATCGCCGTCGCCGGCGACACCTCGTACGACATGCTCTCCGGCCGCCGGGCCGGAGCGGGCCTCGTGGCGGGTGTGCTCACCGGCGCCCACCGCGAACCCGCGCTGCGCGCGGCCGGCGCCACCGCGGTGCTGCCGTCGGTGGCCCAGCTGCCGGACGCCATCGCCGTGTGGGAGCGGACCGTTGCCGCCGCGGACACGCCGGAGGCCGGGCCGTGA
- a CDS encoding ROK family transcriptional regulator has protein sequence MGAGSSGARAAGATPPGAGARPAGGAGANLAALRGHNTALVLGLLRDAGPAGLSRLELAGRTGLTPQAVSKITARLRAEGLAAEAGRRPSTGGKPRTVLRLERRARSAVGLHLDRDRLTTAVTDLTGEPYVVREVPLDLAAGAAAVLETVTAEVAAVLAAAGGPVLGVGVAVPGPLDHRAGVLRRVTGAPHWNGFPLRAALAERLGLPVVLDKDTNAAALALALGEARPEDTGGRNPGPGGTDDGQTGGGDTGDGLSGPGLVGDGLSGPGEAGDGLSGPGAGRSFAYLHLGTGLGAGLVLDGEVYRGARTDAGEFGHQVIQLDGPPCGCGNRGCVEALCLAAVADGDPARAARLLGVGTANLVRLLDIDRVLLGGRTVSEDPAPYLRGVREVLAEDARRRGVRPVPVSAAAGPGPGARTVVTGAAQLVLAPLFARGIRPRAAGPGAG, from the coding sequence GTGGGGGCCGGGAGTTCCGGTGCCCGGGCCGCCGGTGCCACGCCCCCCGGGGCCGGTGCCCGGCCGGCGGGCGGGGCGGGCGCCAATCTGGCCGCGCTGCGCGGCCACAACACCGCGCTGGTCCTCGGACTGCTGCGGGACGCCGGCCCGGCGGGGCTGAGCCGGCTGGAGCTGGCCGGGCGCACCGGGCTCACCCCGCAGGCGGTCAGCAAGATCACCGCGCGGCTGCGGGCGGAGGGCCTGGCGGCGGAGGCGGGCCGGCGCCCCTCCACCGGCGGCAAGCCCCGCACCGTACTGCGTCTGGAGCGCCGGGCGCGCAGCGCGGTGGGGCTCCACCTGGACCGGGACCGGCTCACCACGGCGGTCACCGACCTCACCGGCGAGCCGTACGTGGTGCGGGAGGTACCGCTGGACCTGGCCGCCGGGGCGGCGGCGGTGCTGGAGACGGTGACCGCCGAGGTGGCGGCGGTGCTGGCGGCGGCGGGCGGCCCGGTGCTCGGGGTGGGCGTCGCGGTGCCGGGGCCGCTGGACCACCGCGCCGGGGTGCTGCGCCGGGTGACCGGCGCACCGCACTGGAACGGCTTCCCGCTGCGGGCCGCGCTGGCCGAACGGCTGGGCCTGCCGGTCGTCCTCGACAAGGACACCAATGCCGCCGCACTGGCGCTGGCACTCGGCGAGGCGCGCCCGGAGGACACCGGCGGGAGGAACCCGGGGCCGGGGGGTACGGACGACGGGCAGACGGGCGGAGGGGACACGGGCGACGGGTTGTCGGGTCCGGGGCTGGTCGGCGACGGGTTGTCGGGTCCGGGGGAGGCCGGCGACGGGTTGTCTGGTCCGGGGGCGGGGCGCTCGTTCGCGTACCTGCACCTGGGCACCGGACTGGGCGCCGGGCTGGTGCTCGACGGTGAGGTCTACCGGGGGGCGCGCACCGACGCCGGCGAGTTCGGCCACCAGGTGATCCAGCTCGACGGGCCGCCGTGCGGCTGCGGCAACCGCGGGTGCGTCGAGGCGCTCTGCCTGGCGGCGGTGGCCGACGGGGACCCGGCGCGGGCGGCTCGGCTGCTCGGGGTGGGCACGGCCAACCTGGTGCGGCTGCTCGACATCGACCGGGTGCTGCTGGGCGGCCGGACCGTGTCGGAGGACCCCGCACCGTATCTGCGCGGGGTGCGCGAGGTGCTGGCCGAGGATGCGCGGCGGCGCGGGGTCCGCCCGGTGCCGGTGAGCGCGGCGGCCGGCCCGGGCCCCGGCGCGCGGACCGTGGTGACGGGCGCCGCGCAACTGGTGCTGGCGCCGCTCTTCGCCCGGGGGATACGGCCCCGCGCGGCCGGCCCGGGCGCCGGCTGA
- a CDS encoding 2-aminoethylphosphonate ABC transporter substrate-binding protein, translated as MSLRTHVRSVAAGAGAVALLTSLTACSGSTDSNAKEITVYSADGLHSADGKGFYNKVFKDFEKKTGIEVKYVEGGSGEMVQRLTREKSNNKADVVVTLPPFIQQADERGLLEPYRPAGSHKIAPGDRSADGTWTPVVNNYFSFIYNSEQLPAAPKTWEDLLDKKFENRLQYSTPGVAGDGTALVIKAMHDFGGEEPAMAYLKKLQKNNVGPSPSTGALEPKVDKGELLVANGDVQMNYADAKASYPNNKIFFPAVAADRKPTTFALPYAAGLVKNAPHEKNARKFLDYLLSPEVQEQVSPVAGGFPVRQDVEAVGEDAVALRKILDGVEIFTPDWRDISENLDEYVKAWKEATGS; from the coding sequence ATGTCCCTGCGCACCCACGTCCGGTCCGTCGCCGCCGGAGCCGGCGCCGTCGCCCTGCTCACCTCGCTCACCGCGTGCTCGGGCTCGACCGACAGCAACGCCAAGGAGATCACCGTCTACAGCGCGGACGGGCTGCACTCCGCCGACGGCAAGGGCTTCTACAACAAGGTCTTCAAGGACTTCGAGAAGAAGACCGGCATCGAGGTGAAGTACGTCGAGGGCGGCTCCGGGGAGATGGTGCAGCGCCTGACCCGGGAGAAGTCCAACAACAAGGCGGACGTGGTGGTGACCCTGCCGCCGTTCATCCAGCAGGCCGACGAGCGCGGCCTGCTGGAGCCCTACCGCCCGGCCGGCTCGCACAAGATCGCCCCGGGCGACCGGTCCGCCGACGGCACCTGGACGCCGGTGGTCAACAACTACTTCTCCTTCATCTACAACAGCGAGCAGCTCCCCGCCGCGCCGAAGACCTGGGAGGACCTGCTGGACAAAAAGTTCGAGAACCGGCTGCAGTACTCCACCCCCGGCGTCGCCGGCGACGGCACCGCGCTGGTCATCAAGGCCATGCACGACTTCGGCGGCGAGGAGCCCGCCATGGCCTACCTGAAGAAGCTCCAGAAGAACAACGTCGGCCCCTCCCCGTCCACCGGCGCCCTGGAGCCCAAGGTGGACAAGGGCGAACTGCTGGTGGCCAACGGCGACGTGCAGATGAACTACGCCGATGCCAAGGCGTCGTACCCCAACAACAAGATCTTCTTCCCGGCCGTCGCCGCGGACCGCAAGCCGACCACCTTCGCGCTGCCCTACGCGGCCGGGCTGGTGAAGAACGCGCCGCACGAGAAGAACGCCCGGAAGTTCCTCGACTACCTGCTCTCCCCGGAGGTGCAGGAGCAGGTGAGCCCGGTGGCCGGCGGCTTCCCGGTGCGGCAGGACGTGGAGGCGGTCGGCGAGGACGCGGTCGCGCTGCGGAAGATCCTGGACGGCGTGGAGATCTTCACCCCCGACTGGCGGGACATCAGCGAGAACCTGGACGAGTACGTGAAGGCGTGGAAGGAGGCCACCGGCAGCTGA
- a CDS encoding ABC transporter permease has translation MLVHSRKARWAVWIVFLLLFLPLFALPFLVILAASFATNWSGALPSGATLEHYRDITHGESMDALTTSLLTALAASLLALAAGTWAALAARSLRGRGRRVMDGLFMLPVAVPSVVVGLSLLVAFSKPPLLLNGTREIVVMAHTVLVTAFAYQSVSAAVARLDPVYEQAAASLGARPAYVLWRVKLPLLLPSLTAAAGLCFALSMGELSATMMLYPPDWLPLPVKIYGATDRGALFTGAALATVMMTTTLLVLLVMSRVRNRASYR, from the coding sequence GTGCTCGTGCATAGCCGCAAGGCCCGCTGGGCGGTCTGGATCGTCTTCCTGCTGCTCTTCCTGCCGCTGTTCGCCCTGCCGTTCCTGGTGATCCTCGCCGCCTCGTTCGCGACCAACTGGAGCGGCGCGCTGCCCTCCGGGGCGACGCTGGAGCACTACCGGGACATCACCCACGGCGAGTCGATGGACGCGCTGACCACCAGTCTGCTCACCGCGCTCGCCGCCAGCCTGCTCGCGCTCGCCGCCGGCACCTGGGCGGCGCTCGCCGCCCGCTCGCTGCGGGGCCGCGGACGGCGGGTGATGGACGGCCTGTTCATGCTGCCGGTGGCCGTCCCCTCGGTGGTGGTCGGACTGTCCCTGCTGGTCGCCTTCTCCAAGCCCCCGCTGCTGCTCAACGGCACCCGGGAGATCGTCGTCATGGCGCACACGGTGCTGGTCACCGCCTTCGCCTACCAGTCGGTGTCGGCGGCCGTCGCCCGGCTGGACCCGGTCTACGAACAGGCCGCCGCCAGCCTCGGCGCCCGCCCGGCGTACGTCCTGTGGCGGGTGAAGCTGCCCCTGCTGCTGCCCTCCCTGACCGCCGCCGCGGGCCTGTGCTTCGCCCTGTCCATGGGCGAGCTGAGCGCCACGATGATGCTCTACCCGCCGGACTGGCTGCCGCTGCCGGTGAAGATCTACGGGGCCACCGACCGGGGCGCGCTGTTCACCGGCGCCGCACTGGCCACGGTGATGATGACCACCACCCTGCTGGTGCTGCTGGTGATGTCCCGGGTCCGCAACCGCGCCAGCTACCGCTGA
- a CDS encoding fumarylacetoacetate hydrolase family protein, with amino-acid sequence MKLLRVGPAGAERPALLDAAGVLRDLSAVVPDIDGALLADDDALERVRQAAEAGGLPALDPAGLRTGPPVARIGKIVCVGLNYHDHAVEAGAAIPEEPILFLKAPDTVVGPDDTVLVPRGGEKTDWEVELAVVIGRTARHLESDEAALASVAGYTIAHDVSERAFQLERGGQWDKGKNCETFNPLGPWLVTPDEVPDPQELRLRLWVNGRLRQDGSTADQIFPVTEVVRYVSRFMTLHPGDVINTGTPAGVAMGHPDPKPYLRAGDVVELEITGLGRQRQQLKDA; translated from the coding sequence ATGAAGCTGCTGCGTGTCGGACCGGCGGGCGCGGAGCGCCCGGCCTTGCTGGACGCCGCCGGAGTGCTGCGTGATCTCTCCGCCGTGGTGCCGGACATCGACGGTGCGCTGCTCGCCGACGACGACGCGCTGGAGCGCGTCCGGCAGGCCGCCGAGGCCGGCGGCCTGCCCGCGCTGGATCCGGCCGGCCTGCGCACCGGCCCGCCGGTGGCCCGTATCGGCAAGATCGTCTGTGTCGGCCTCAACTACCACGACCACGCGGTCGAGGCGGGGGCGGCGATCCCCGAGGAGCCCATCCTCTTCCTGAAGGCGCCGGACACCGTGGTCGGGCCGGACGACACCGTGCTGGTGCCGCGCGGTGGCGAGAAGACCGACTGGGAGGTGGAGCTGGCCGTGGTGATCGGCCGCACCGCCCGCCATCTGGAGTCCGACGAGGCCGCGCTCGCCTCGGTCGCCGGGTACACGATCGCCCACGACGTGTCCGAGCGGGCCTTCCAGCTCGAACGCGGCGGCCAGTGGGACAAGGGGAAGAACTGCGAGACGTTCAACCCGCTGGGGCCCTGGCTGGTGACCCCCGACGAGGTGCCGGACCCGCAGGAGCTGCGGCTGCGGCTGTGGGTCAACGGCCGGCTGCGGCAGGACGGGAGCACGGCCGACCAGATCTTCCCGGTCACCGAAGTCGTGCGGTACGTCAGCCGGTTCATGACGCTCCACCCCGGCGACGTGATCAACACCGGGACGCCGGCCGGGGTGGCGATGGGGCATCCGGACCCCAAGCCGTACCTGCGGGCGGGCGACGTGGTGGAGCTGGAGATCACGGGGCTGGGCCGGCAGCGCCAGCAGCTCAAGGACGCGTAG
- a CDS encoding Gfo/Idh/MocA family oxidoreductase — MLGDPDRRRQAVAEHPRVRCAASPEELWPRAAELDLIVIASPNRTHVPLARAALTAGLPVVVDKPLAATAAEAEELAALAEERGLLLTAFQNRRWDNDFRTLRHLLDQGALGDVQRFESRFERWRPKPKGGWRESGDPAQIGGLLYDLGSHLVDQALTLFGPAASVYAEMDVRRPGAEADDDVFIALTHTGGVRSHLWMSATTAQLGPRFRVLGSRAGYVKYGLDPQEAALREGRRPGTEGERWGVEPESAWGRLGAGESPATGGGDPVPSLPGDYPAFYAAVAAALRDGGAPPVTAREAAEALRVLEAARISAAGGRTVPITGAA; from the coding sequence ATGCTCGGCGACCCCGACCGGCGGCGGCAGGCGGTCGCCGAGCATCCGCGGGTGCGGTGCGCGGCCTCGCCCGAGGAGCTGTGGCCGCGGGCCGCGGAGCTGGACCTGATCGTCATCGCCTCCCCCAACCGCACCCACGTCCCGCTCGCCCGGGCGGCACTGACCGCCGGACTCCCGGTGGTGGTGGACAAGCCGCTCGCGGCCACCGCCGCCGAGGCCGAGGAGCTGGCCGCGCTCGCCGAGGAGCGCGGCCTGCTGCTGACGGCCTTCCAGAACCGGCGCTGGGACAACGACTTCCGCACCCTCCGCCACCTGCTGGACCAGGGCGCACTCGGGGACGTACAGCGCTTCGAGTCGCGGTTCGAACGGTGGCGGCCGAAGCCGAAGGGCGGCTGGCGGGAGTCCGGCGACCCGGCCCAGATCGGCGGTCTGCTGTACGACCTGGGCAGCCACCTCGTGGACCAGGCGCTGACCCTGTTCGGCCCGGCTGCGTCCGTCTACGCCGAGATGGACGTCCGGCGCCCCGGCGCCGAGGCGGACGACGACGTGTTCATCGCCCTCACCCACACCGGTGGCGTCCGCAGTCACCTGTGGATGAGCGCCACCACCGCCCAGCTCGGACCGCGCTTCCGGGTCCTGGGCAGCCGCGCCGGATACGTGAAGTACGGGCTCGACCCGCAGGAGGCCGCACTCCGCGAAGGCCGGCGGCCGGGCACCGAGGGCGAACGGTGGGGCGTGGAGCCGGAGTCCGCCTGGGGACGGCTGGGCGCCGGGGAGTCCCCGGCGACCGGCGGCGGCGACCCGGTGCCGTCCCTGCCCGGCGACTACCCGGCGTTCTACGCGGCCGTGGCCGCCGCGCTCCGGGACGGCGGTGCGCCCCCGGTGACGGCCCGGGAGGCCGCCGAGGCGCTGCGGGTCCTGGAGGCCGCCCGGATCTCCGCCGCCGGCGGCCGTACGGTGCCGATCACCGGGGCCGCCTGA
- a CDS encoding TIGR03364 family FAD-dependent oxidoreductase — MRVIVVGAGVVGTMHAWHAMERGHEVVHIEREAEARGASLRNFGLIWVSGRADGPEAKTALRARELWEGIGARVPELGFRPNGSLTLVRTEPELAVAEAAAARPDAAVRGMKLLTPAEAREINPALRGEFAAALWCERDAAVEPRTAQLALRQALLASGRYTFLPGREVREVVGEGAVRDDHGEIHRGDVVVLCTGAWLGGLVRELAPDLPVRRVRLQMMQTDPLGEPLTTSVADADSFRYYPAYAGEALDALNADQPQPATAAEHRMQLLMVQRRDGGLTIGDTHEYEHPFGFDVVEDPYDHLTEVVEGFLGRPLPKIRRRWAGVYAQCLDTRAVVHRQRVGDGVWLVTGPGGRGMTCSPAIAETTADTLGW; from the coding sequence GTGAGAGTGATAGTCGTCGGAGCCGGCGTGGTGGGAACCATGCACGCCTGGCACGCCATGGAACGCGGCCACGAGGTCGTCCACATCGAGCGCGAGGCCGAGGCGCGCGGTGCGAGTCTGCGGAACTTCGGTCTGATCTGGGTGAGCGGACGGGCCGACGGCCCCGAGGCGAAGACCGCCCTGCGCGCCCGGGAGCTGTGGGAGGGCATCGGGGCCCGCGTGCCGGAGCTGGGCTTCCGGCCCAACGGCTCGCTCACCCTGGTGCGTACCGAGCCGGAGCTGGCGGTCGCCGAGGCCGCCGCGGCCCGCCCGGACGCCGCCGTCCGGGGCATGAAGCTGCTGACCCCGGCCGAGGCACGGGAGATCAACCCCGCGCTGCGCGGCGAGTTCGCCGCCGCGCTGTGGTGCGAGCGGGACGCCGCCGTGGAGCCGCGCACCGCGCAGCTCGCGCTGCGGCAGGCGCTGCTCGCCTCCGGCCGGTACACCTTCCTGCCCGGCCGCGAGGTGCGCGAGGTGGTCGGCGAGGGCGCCGTCCGCGACGACCACGGGGAGATCCACCGCGGCGACGTGGTGGTGCTGTGCACCGGCGCCTGGCTGGGCGGACTCGTCCGCGAGCTGGCCCCGGACCTGCCGGTGCGCCGGGTCCGGCTGCAGATGATGCAGACCGACCCGCTCGGCGAGCCGCTCACCACCTCGGTGGCCGACGCCGACTCCTTCCGCTACTACCCGGCGTACGCCGGCGAGGCCCTGGACGCGCTCAACGCGGACCAGCCGCAGCCGGCCACCGCCGCCGAACACCGGATGCAGCTGCTGATGGTGCAGCGCCGCGACGGCGGACTGACCATCGGCGACACCCACGAGTACGAGCACCCCTTCGGCTTCGACGTCGTCGAGGACCCCTACGACCACCTCACCGAGGTCGTCGAGGGCTTCCTGGGCCGCCCGCTGCCGAAGATCCGCAGGCGCTGGGCCGGCGTCTACGCCCAGTGCCTGGACACCCGCGCGGTGGTGCACCGGCAGCGGGTGGGCGACGGGGTGTGGCTGGTCACCGGGCCCGGCGGGCGCGGTATGACCTGCTCCCCGGCGATCGCCGAGACCACCGCCGACACCCTGGGCTGGTGA